In Archangium violaceum, the following are encoded in one genomic region:
- a CDS encoding DUF2804 domain-containing protein — protein MTPERELSLLPAPASVATASGEPRFGTYQGELPEVDLSRLKGKWAPAAAPARLLKRKRWHYTLAATPEVMALFAVVDVGYSANAFAVALDLKEQRPLCDVSFLGAPGPLAEVSDRPGAGLTASFRTLGGRLTARRGEDDERYHLQVDVSRLRTGSLQSFQWNGDLLVAGGPPALTVIAPVEKDGFVNVTQKRGGMLAFGSLEAGGKRFRLDGGVGGTDYTQGYLARHTAWRWAFLAGRLADGTPVGLNLVEGFNESTGTNENALWLGQRLYPLARAHFEYDRNELMNPWRMRTEDGAVDLRFQPLYVHREDHDFKVVVSHFAQPLGLFEGTVRVNGQTHRLSGVPGVTEDQDMLW, from the coding sequence ATGACCCCGGAGCGAGAGTTGAGTCTCCTTCCGGCGCCGGCCTCGGTGGCCACGGCGTCGGGTGAACCCCGATTCGGTACCTACCAGGGCGAGCTGCCCGAGGTGGACCTCTCCCGGCTGAAAGGGAAGTGGGCCCCCGCGGCGGCACCCGCCCGGCTGCTCAAGCGCAAGCGCTGGCACTACACCCTGGCCGCCACGCCGGAGGTCATGGCCCTCTTCGCGGTGGTGGACGTGGGCTACTCGGCCAACGCCTTCGCCGTGGCGCTCGACCTGAAGGAGCAGCGGCCCCTCTGTGACGTGAGCTTCCTGGGCGCCCCCGGTCCGCTGGCCGAGGTGAGTGACCGGCCGGGCGCGGGGCTGACGGCCTCGTTCCGCACCCTGGGCGGAAGGCTCACGGCGCGGCGCGGCGAGGACGACGAGCGCTACCACCTCCAGGTGGACGTGAGCCGGCTGCGCACGGGCAGCCTCCAGTCCTTCCAGTGGAATGGCGACCTCCTGGTGGCCGGAGGCCCTCCGGCGCTGACGGTGATTGCCCCGGTGGAGAAGGACGGCTTCGTCAACGTCACCCAGAAGCGCGGCGGCATGCTGGCCTTCGGCAGTCTCGAGGCCGGCGGCAAGCGCTTCCGGCTGGACGGCGGGGTGGGGGGGACGGACTACACCCAGGGGTACCTGGCGCGACACACCGCGTGGCGGTGGGCCTTCCTGGCCGGCCGGCTGGCGGACGGCACTCCGGTGGGCCTCAACCTCGTCGAGGGCTTCAACGAGAGCACCGGGACCAACGAGAACGCCCTCTGGCTGGGGCAGCGGCTCTACCCGCTGGCCCGGGCGCACTTCGAGTACGACCGCAACGAGCTGATGAACCCCTGGCGCATGCGGACCGAGGACGGGGCGGTGGATCTGCGCTTCCAGCCCCTCTACGTCCACCGGGAGGACCATGACTTCAAGGTGGTGGTGAGCCACTTCGCCCAGCCGCTCGGCCTCTTCGAGGGCACGGTGCGGGTGAACGGCCAGACGCACCGCCTGTCCGGGGTCCCCGGCGTCACGGAGGATCAAGACATGCTGTGGTGA
- a CDS encoding serine/threonine protein kinase, translating into MSSIEPGTTVGRYRVTRLLAQGGMAEVYRAEQALAGGIVRPVALKVIRPEYSESEDFREMFLDEARTACTLSHPNIVHIYEVGDGDGLLYMAMELVSGESLAVVERTLRARGERFSDEALLAVGIATCAALEAVHARPNLVHRDVSPQNLLLSAGGALKLIDFGIAKAATNRNLTRAGTTKGKVGYFSPEQARGKPLDGRSDLFSLGVTLYQLAAGVGPLDAHTTVQSRHTALVRGEWEPLSRVCPDLPRGFSNVVDRAMRVKPEERYPDARALREALESVAVEAGLPVGPGSLADYVRDEGEEVSVASSSPRRIRGGATGASSTVTAASRTAVRRLPGGPKVWAPVAGVVVGLALSFAGVAFVLSRQEPAPVAPPASVAERPVDPVAEVPALKPVPLDTQEAESAPEAPPEPRATAVSAAPESPSRSERTKREPKRVRQQGAAAAAPAPVEEALVGEGSLIIGAVPGMGGKVSLPGRESEELPLVLRRWKAGRYTLRFVTSGGPASCEVKVLPERRTRVVFDGKGCKSDLLD; encoded by the coding sequence TTGTCCTCCATCGAGCCTGGGACCACCGTTGGCCGCTACCGCGTCACCCGCCTCCTCGCCCAGGGCGGCATGGCCGAGGTGTACCGTGCGGAGCAGGCCCTCGCGGGTGGCATCGTCCGCCCCGTCGCGCTGAAGGTCATCCGGCCCGAGTACTCGGAGTCCGAGGACTTCCGCGAGATGTTCCTCGACGAGGCCCGCACCGCCTGCACGCTGAGCCACCCCAACATCGTCCACATCTACGAGGTGGGTGACGGGGACGGGCTCCTCTACATGGCCATGGAGCTGGTGTCCGGCGAGTCGCTCGCGGTGGTGGAGCGCACGCTGCGCGCGCGCGGCGAGCGCTTCTCGGACGAGGCGCTGCTGGCGGTGGGCATCGCCACCTGCGCGGCGCTGGAGGCGGTGCACGCCCGGCCCAACCTGGTGCACCGCGATGTGTCGCCTCAGAACCTGCTGCTGTCCGCCGGGGGCGCGCTGAAGCTCATCGACTTCGGCATCGCCAAGGCGGCCACCAACCGCAACCTCACCCGAGCGGGCACCACCAAGGGCAAGGTGGGCTACTTCTCGCCGGAGCAGGCCCGGGGCAAGCCGCTCGACGGGCGGAGCGATCTCTTCTCGCTGGGCGTCACCCTCTACCAGCTCGCCGCGGGCGTGGGCCCGCTGGACGCGCACACCACCGTGCAGTCCCGCCACACCGCGCTCGTCCGGGGCGAGTGGGAGCCGCTCTCGCGCGTGTGCCCGGACCTGCCGCGCGGTTTCTCCAATGTGGTGGACCGGGCCATGCGGGTGAAGCCCGAGGAGCGCTACCCCGACGCCCGCGCCCTGCGCGAGGCGCTCGAGTCGGTGGCGGTCGAGGCCGGCCTGCCAGTGGGACCCGGCTCGCTCGCGGACTACGTGCGGGACGAGGGCGAGGAGGTCTCCGTCGCCAGCTCGAGCCCGCGCCGGATCCGAGGGGGGGCCACGGGGGCGAGCTCGACCGTGACGGCGGCCTCGCGGACCGCGGTGCGCCGTCTCCCGGGAGGGCCGAAGGTCTGGGCTCCCGTGGCGGGCGTGGTGGTGGGTCTGGCGCTCTCGTTCGCGGGAGTGGCCTTCGTCCTCTCGAGGCAGGAGCCCGCGCCCGTGGCGCCGCCCGCCTCGGTGGCCGAGCGGCCCGTTGACCCGGTGGCCGAGGTTCCCGCGCTGAAACCCGTGCCTCTGGACACCCAGGAGGCGGAGTCCGCTCCCGAGGCCCCTCCGGAGCCGCGGGCCACCGCGGTGTCCGCCGCACCCGAGTCTCCCTCCCGTTCCGAGCGCACGAAGCGCGAGCCCAAGCGTGTCCGGCAGCAGGGCGCCGCGGCGGCGGCTCCGGCTCCCGTCGAGGAGGCGCTGGTGGGCGAGGGCTCGCTCATCATCGGCGCGGTGCCAGGGATGGGAGGAAAGGTGTCGCTCCCCGGGCGCGAGTCCGAGGAGCTGCCGCTCGTGTTGCGACGCTGGAAGGCGGGCCGCTACACGCTCCGGTTCGTCACGTCCGGAGGGCCGGCGAGCTGTGAGGTGAAAGTCCTCCCCGAGCGCCGCACGCGGGTCGTCTTCGATGGCAAGGGCTGCAAGTCGGACCTCCTCGACTGA
- a CDS encoding Ig-like domain-containing protein: protein MRLAMHRWMGLLCTGLLLVGCGGSSSDEPPKPKPSTPVWAEDNPRESNDLHPRLRAHAEAGTTLRVFKALGCYSPLIAELAVDESGLVEFSPTVEANRTTTFSLISVRDGVTSSCSETFYYHSDTVAPEVPKWSSSNPKASTKNELTLTVTVRYANRVELFASDDCTGTALGTATVGTSEQVSFPVTVAHGSTTSFTTRSVDSAGNSSECSAVHTFSHDLLPPSPPVLRGAVPSPNSSRTFTLIAAAEPGSTVSVYKSTGCFGGTLGSKAADDKGEASFSVIAESNGLTTFSARTVDIAGNGSSCSEAFVYTHDGIAPEPVRFLFSPESPANDNAPLLQGTTEPGARVLVFTGSACAGDPFATPPVSTSGSFEVKLSVADDTSTPFSAYAIDPAGNMGACASTRYVEDSIPPAAPSGLALSPGSPNESNTVTVSGTSVPSQVLLFTSEGCTGTPLASSAQLWSEGAFSVSATVPENATTSLYVTTRDEAGNRSECRGPLVYIEDSLPPDTSSARVADGPSEDLRYQLVSDVSEANWTGFTDANGVVLYEYLLATVSSCDAYFSNTRSTTTRTSARLTGLSLSPAGRYFHCVRAKDSAGNWTPFVVSDGFQVDLSPPSVSGVLPSQGSVDVDIHAPLRFTFSEPVDVSGVTAGLLTLEVAGERVETTVACETSGTSCTFTPSSPLPYRETVRATLAAAVKDPAGRVMQSPVSVSFTTRGRAWQPPREVRPTRPGLQPDVALDGQGQALAVWVQGTSSGAFRPFASRSEAYAGWEPARELDTVHPGDAEHPAVAVNESGFGVAVWELHDGAQVDLYAAEYTPGTGWGRPHLLESGAGPVSTPRVGVDAQGNVLVVWRQSDGTAESLWATRLVQGGGWSSPLLLEAEAGATSVPALAVEKSGQALAAWLQPDSGGSMRVRASRFVPGSGWTPPEQAADFGAGASVAAALSANGSAVLVFRGADLASGAPSVQASRFVPGEGWSAATLLGSATSGGDEPAVAIDRWGRAVAAWTAPGDVSASRLSLQRFTPEDGWQPVEVTTGRASQPSVAADGQGNFHIVWVANVSGVDRVYAARYPEGATALVYIGALEPAHGGTSKRPRVRANAAGAAVTAWYRDNGGGFSSNLVYAASYE, encoded by the coding sequence ATGCGACTGGCGATGCATCGATGGATGGGGTTGCTGTGCACCGGGCTGCTGCTCGTGGGGTGTGGCGGGTCCTCGTCCGACGAGCCGCCGAAGCCGAAGCCGTCCACGCCCGTGTGGGCGGAGGACAACCCGCGCGAGTCCAATGACCTCCATCCGCGCCTGCGGGCCCATGCGGAGGCGGGCACCACCCTCCGGGTCTTCAAGGCACTGGGGTGCTACTCGCCGCTCATCGCGGAGCTCGCCGTGGACGAGTCCGGGCTCGTGGAGTTCTCGCCCACGGTGGAGGCGAACAGGACCACCACCTTCTCTCTCATCTCGGTCCGTGACGGGGTCACATCCTCCTGCTCCGAGACCTTCTACTACCACTCGGACACCGTGGCCCCCGAGGTCCCGAAGTGGTCCTCGAGCAACCCGAAGGCGTCCACGAAGAACGAGCTCACCCTGACGGTGACGGTGCGGTACGCCAACCGCGTGGAGCTCTTCGCCAGCGACGACTGCACGGGGACGGCGCTCGGGACGGCCACCGTGGGGACGTCGGAGCAGGTCAGCTTCCCGGTGACGGTGGCTCACGGCAGCACCACGTCCTTCACCACCCGGTCCGTGGACAGCGCCGGCAACTCGAGCGAGTGCTCGGCGGTCCACACCTTCTCCCATGACCTCCTGCCGCCCTCGCCGCCCGTGCTTCGCGGCGCGGTCCCCTCGCCGAACTCGTCGCGGACCTTCACCTTGATCGCCGCCGCGGAGCCGGGGAGCACGGTCTCCGTCTACAAGTCCACCGGCTGTTTCGGCGGTACCCTCGGCAGCAAGGCGGCGGATGACAAGGGAGAGGCGTCGTTCTCCGTCATCGCCGAATCCAACGGCCTGACCACCTTCTCCGCGCGAACGGTCGATATCGCGGGCAACGGCTCGTCCTGCTCGGAGGCCTTCGTCTACACCCATGACGGTATTGCTCCCGAGCCCGTGCGCTTCCTCTTCTCCCCGGAGTCGCCGGCCAACGACAACGCGCCCCTCCTCCAAGGCACCACCGAGCCGGGCGCCCGCGTGCTCGTCTTCACCGGGAGCGCCTGCGCGGGAGATCCGTTCGCCACGCCGCCCGTGAGCACGAGCGGCTCCTTCGAGGTGAAGCTCTCCGTGGCGGATGACACCTCCACCCCCTTCAGCGCCTACGCCATCGACCCGGCCGGCAACATGGGTGCGTGCGCCTCCACGCGCTATGTCGAGGACAGCATTCCGCCCGCGGCTCCGTCGGGCCTCGCGCTCTCACCCGGCTCGCCCAACGAGAGCAACACCGTCACCGTGTCCGGCACCTCGGTGCCGTCCCAGGTGCTCCTCTTCACGAGCGAGGGCTGCACGGGGACGCCCCTCGCGAGCTCCGCGCAGCTGTGGAGCGAGGGCGCCTTCTCCGTGTCCGCGACGGTGCCGGAGAACGCCACCACCTCTCTCTACGTGACCACGCGGGACGAGGCGGGCAACCGCTCGGAGTGCCGGGGGCCCCTGGTGTACATCGAGGACAGCCTGCCGCCGGACACCTCGAGCGCGAGGGTCGCGGACGGTCCCTCGGAGGACTTGCGCTACCAGCTCGTCTCCGACGTCTCCGAGGCCAACTGGACGGGCTTCACCGATGCGAATGGCGTCGTCCTGTACGAGTACCTGCTCGCCACGGTCTCCAGCTGTGATGCGTATTTCTCCAATACCCGGTCCACCACGACGCGGACGTCCGCGCGTCTCACCGGGCTCTCGCTCTCCCCGGCGGGGCGCTACTTCCACTGTGTCCGCGCGAAGGACTCGGCGGGGAACTGGACCCCGTTCGTGGTGTCCGATGGCTTCCAGGTGGACCTCTCCCCGCCCTCCGTGTCGGGCGTGCTCCCCTCGCAGGGCTCGGTGGACGTGGACATCCATGCACCCCTCCGCTTCACCTTCAGCGAGCCGGTGGACGTCTCCGGTGTGACCGCCGGCCTCCTCACGCTGGAGGTGGCGGGCGAGCGCGTGGAGACGACGGTGGCCTGTGAGACCTCGGGGACGAGCTGCACCTTCACCCCCTCCAGCCCGCTGCCCTACCGGGAGACGGTGCGCGCGACGCTGGCGGCGGCGGTGAAGGATCCGGCCGGGCGGGTGATGCAGTCGCCCGTCAGCGTCTCCTTCACCACGCGAGGCCGGGCGTGGCAGCCTCCGCGAGAGGTGCGGCCCACCCGGCCCGGGCTGCAACCGGACGTGGCGCTCGATGGGCAGGGCCAGGCGCTGGCCGTCTGGGTGCAGGGTACCTCCAGCGGGGCCTTCCGGCCCTTCGCCAGCCGCTCCGAGGCGTACGCGGGTTGGGAGCCGGCGCGGGAGCTGGACACCGTCCACCCGGGGGACGCGGAGCACCCGGCGGTGGCGGTGAATGAGTCGGGCTTCGGCGTGGCCGTGTGGGAGTTGCACGACGGTGCCCAGGTGGACCTCTACGCCGCCGAGTACACCCCTGGCACGGGCTGGGGCAGGCCGCACTTGCTGGAGAGCGGCGCCGGGCCCGTGAGCACGCCGAGGGTGGGCGTGGATGCGCAGGGCAACGTGCTCGTGGTGTGGCGGCAGTCGGATGGCACCGCGGAGAGCCTGTGGGCCACTCGCCTGGTGCAGGGCGGTGGCTGGAGCTCGCCGCTGCTGCTGGAGGCGGAGGCGGGGGCCACGTCGGTGCCGGCGCTGGCCGTGGAGAAGTCGGGCCAGGCGCTGGCGGCGTGGCTGCAACCGGACTCGGGGGGCAGCATGCGCGTGCGGGCCAGCCGCTTCGTCCCCGGCTCGGGATGGACGCCGCCGGAGCAGGCCGCGGACTTCGGCGCGGGTGCCTCGGTGGCCGCTGCCCTGAGCGCCAATGGCTCGGCGGTCCTCGTGTTCCGCGGGGCGGACCTGGCCTCGGGTGCTCCCAGCGTCCAGGCCTCCCGCTTCGTACCGGGCGAGGGCTGGAGCGCGGCCACCCTGTTGGGGAGCGCCACTTCGGGAGGGGACGAGCCCGCCGTCGCGATCGACCGGTGGGGCCGTGCGGTCGCCGCCTGGACGGCGCCGGGTGACGTCTCCGCCTCTCGTCTCTCCCTCCAGCGCTTCACGCCGGAGGATGGTTGGCAACCGGTGGAGGTGACGACGGGAAGGGCCAGCCAGCCCTCGGTGGCGGCGGACGGGCAGGGCAACTTCCACATCGTCTGGGTGGCGAACGTGAGCGGGGTGGATCGGGTGTACGCGGCCCGCTACCCCGAGGGCGCCACCGCGCTCGTCTACATCGGAGCACTCGAGCCGGCCCACGGTGGCACGTCCAAGCGGCCGAGGGTCCGAGCCAACGCCGCCGGTGCCGCCGTGACGGCGTGGTACCGGGACAACGGGGGTGGGTTCTCCAGCAATCTCGTCTACGCCGCCTCCTACGAGTAG
- a CDS encoding zinc ribbon domain-containing protein: MQCSNCGHSVSDEAHSFCTECGQPLNVPEGDATSTGDESYGSEDNAGDYDYSADGPYSWEEPPPPSLFARMDEALSKVLAPVKDVAGQTWEAIQGVMDDPRLRSRLPGGSLSLLGLACVGLALLLSVIPFVAGIGFIGSGVMLLGGLLVAINEWRIISQPGAQEFRTSEARTLPPSLENLPEETQHPAIAQAYAALTLTHALLMLGTGLVSLLWLLAAFVLCYEQGRRFFASPEDDYDPDAGSLRQRLNRWVVVGAVVCSFSLLLPWARSHTPMFGLSGGEQPLATFTQLTLVLLASFALRHRGLSSLHPIVLVIMAVWLTMWFFLMMSPYTVGPWFFLPGLLTLDAVIGLHLFQLRRGSGSEQQAEVASDVDYQG; the protein is encoded by the coding sequence ATGCAATGCTCGAACTGCGGCCACTCCGTCTCCGATGAAGCGCACAGCTTCTGCACCGAATGTGGCCAACCCCTGAATGTCCCGGAGGGTGACGCCACCAGCACCGGGGACGAGAGCTACGGCTCCGAGGACAACGCGGGGGACTACGACTACTCCGCCGATGGGCCCTATTCGTGGGAGGAGCCTCCGCCCCCCTCCCTGTTCGCGCGCATGGACGAGGCGCTCTCCAAGGTGCTCGCCCCCGTCAAGGACGTGGCCGGGCAGACCTGGGAGGCCATTCAGGGCGTGATGGACGACCCGCGTCTGCGCTCGCGCCTCCCGGGGGGCTCGCTGTCGCTGCTCGGCCTGGCGTGCGTGGGGCTGGCCCTCCTGCTCTCCGTCATTCCCTTCGTCGCGGGCATCGGGTTCATCGGCTCGGGAGTGATGCTCCTGGGCGGCTTGCTGGTGGCCATCAATGAGTGGCGCATCATCAGCCAGCCGGGGGCCCAGGAGTTCCGCACCTCGGAGGCTCGCACCCTGCCTCCCTCGCTCGAGAACCTCCCCGAGGAGACCCAGCACCCCGCCATCGCCCAGGCCTATGCCGCCCTCACCCTCACGCACGCCCTGCTGATGCTGGGCACCGGGCTCGTCTCCCTGCTGTGGCTGCTCGCCGCCTTCGTGCTCTGCTACGAGCAGGGACGCCGGTTCTTCGCCTCTCCGGAGGATGACTACGATCCGGACGCCGGGAGTCTCCGCCAGCGCTTGAACCGCTGGGTGGTGGTGGGCGCCGTCGTGTGCTCCTTCTCCCTGCTGCTGCCGTGGGCTCGCAGTCATACGCCCATGTTCGGGCTCTCCGGCGGCGAGCAGCCGCTCGCCACGTTCACCCAGCTCACCCTGGTGCTGCTCGCGTCCTTCGCCCTCCGCCACCGCGGGCTCTCGTCGCTGCACCCCATCGTGCTCGTCATCATGGCCGTGTGGCTCACGATGTGGTTCTTCCTGATGATGAGCCCCTATACCGTCGGCCCCTGGTTCTTCCTCCCGGGCCTGCTCACGCTCGACGCCGTCATCGGGCTCCACCTCTTCCAGCTGCGCAGGGGCTCGGGGTCGGAGCAGCAGGCCGAGGTCGCGTCCGACGTGGATTATCAGGGGTGA